One Schistocerca nitens isolate TAMUIC-IGC-003100 chromosome 1, iqSchNite1.1, whole genome shotgun sequence DNA segment encodes these proteins:
- the LOC126198876 gene encoding uncharacterized protein LOC126198876, translated as MNRKGDITLNEETDKNTDFQEQVEEEKKTSEGQNVGEEDGMDCQNEEGAHKKRSQRQEEDKLLNHLRHISKTVVKPGEWGTKPQDFAECKVKITDVSFEGVDVDPTSCYFSNSFNGIIKIGEADNDLDRLLELCVQCMFLRETSHFVIEVPTKPLCQSKYETRPSIKGNIKCILELEELHNDELLFDWSKEKKFSIGTQYKEQGVKLFRAGRIIDSFIKFSKAFKIIVTIGSLESLSRKSPLDKDILSLRVNLLNNMASCQLHQKNFHYVIVLCQKVLKIDQNNVKALYRNAVACKELHNYETAEDNLKAVLKIEPNNTAAKGRLQEVREVTKEMNDRYAAVVKKMFK; from the coding sequence ATGAATAGAAAAGGTGACATTACATTGAATGAAGAGACAGATAAGAATACTGATTTTCAAGAACAGGTAGAAGAAGAGAAGAAAACTTCCGAAGGACAGAATGTTGGAGAAGAAGACGGCATGGACTGTCAAAATGAAGAAGGAGCGCACAAAAAGAGATCTCAAagacaagaagaggacaaattACTAAACCATTTACGGCATATTTCCAAAACTGTTGTTAAGCCTGGGGAGTGGGGAACTAAACCTCAAGATTTTGCAGAGTGTAAAGTGAAAATAACAGATGTTTCATTTGAAGGAGTAGATGTAGATCCAACTAGTTGTTACTTCAGTAATTCCTTTAATGGAATAATAAAAATTGGAGAGGCAGATAATGACCTGGATCGATTGCTAGAGTTGTGTGTTCAGTGTATGTTCTTGAGAGAAACCAGTCATTTTGTGATAGAAGTGCCAACAAAACCTCTTTGCCAGTCAAAATATGAAACTAGACCTAGCATTAAGGGCAACATAAAATGTATTCTAGAACTTGAGGAGTTACATAATGATGAATTGTTGTTTGATTGGAGCAAAGAGAAGAAATTTTCTATAGGAACACAATATAAGGAGCAAGGTGTGAAACTTTTTCGTGCTGGTCGTATCATAGACTCCTTCATAAAATTTAGTAAAGCTTTCAAAATTATTGTTACTATAGGTTCTCTAGAATCTTTATCCAGGAAGTCACCTCTAGACAAAGACATTCTATCACTGCGAGTTAACTTGCTAAATAATATGGCATCATGTCAGCTTCATCAGAAGAATTTTCATTACGTTATTGTACTATGTCAGAAAGTGTTAAAAATTGATCAAAATAATGTGAAAGCCCTATATAGGAATGCCGTAGCTTGTAAAGAACTCCATAATTATGAAACAGCTGAAGACAATTTGAAAGCAGTTTTGAAAATTGAGCCTAATAACACTGCAGCAAAAGGAAGGTTGCAGGAAGTGAGAGAAGTTACAAAAGAAATGAATGATCGATATGCAGCAGTtgtgaaaaagatgtttaaatag